From the Micromonospora sediminicola genome, one window contains:
- a CDS encoding TetR/AcrR family transcriptional regulator: MGNREDLLAGAKRCLIEKGYAATTARDVATAAGTSLAAIGYHFRTTRALLDEALVGAMAEWGEELDRALARDAGPDADPEQRFELAWERIIESFARLRPLWAVQFELIARMDRSPDLRAAFAAANRRARLGLAEVFHRLDPDADEATALRLGAFHQALLGGVAAQWLVDPDAAPSAKELTRALRTVARELGPG, translated from the coding sequence ATGGGTAATCGGGAGGACCTGCTCGCCGGGGCGAAGCGCTGCCTGATCGAGAAGGGCTACGCGGCCACGACCGCCCGGGACGTGGCCACCGCGGCGGGCACCAGCCTGGCCGCCATCGGCTACCACTTCCGCACCACGCGGGCGCTGCTCGACGAGGCGCTCGTCGGCGCGATGGCGGAGTGGGGCGAGGAACTGGACCGCGCGCTGGCCCGGGACGCCGGGCCGGACGCCGATCCCGAGCAGCGGTTCGAGCTGGCCTGGGAACGGATCATCGAGTCGTTCGCCCGACTGCGTCCCCTGTGGGCGGTGCAGTTCGAGCTGATCGCCCGGATGGACCGCTCCCCCGACCTGCGCGCGGCGTTCGCCGCCGCCAACCGCCGGGCGCGACTCGGGCTGGCCGAGGTGTTCCACCGCCTCGACCCGGACGCGGACGAGGCGACCGCGCTCAGGCTCGGCGCGTTCCACCAGGCGCTGCTCGGCGGCGTGGCGGCCCAGTGGCTGGTCGACCCGGACGCCGCACCCTCGGCGAAGGAGCTGACCCGGGCCCTGCGGACCGTCGCCCGGGAGCTGGGCCCGGGCTGA
- a CDS encoding quaternary amine ABC transporter ATP-binding protein → MGRLAGGAPRAEALAGLPATAAVIDATFEVRPGEIFVVMGLSGSGKSTLIRMLNGLLRPTAGSVRIDGVEVTSLKPAALRKLRRDKVSMVFQHFALMPHRTVLENAGYALEVAGLPKAQRRERAMDALRMVGLTEWADKLPHDLSGGMRQRVGLARALAAGTDILLMDEAFSALDPLIRREIQDQLLELQAELGKTIVFITHDLNEAMRLGDRIAVMRDGRIVQIGTAEEILTDPANDYVAQFVADVDRTRILTAASVMEKPHHVLDVNAGPRVTARALRESQTSVVYVTGPGKRFLGTVTEDEVLRALRENRPNLDGYVSGERVRTVTEETAVADLFADCAESQHPVAVLDDRDRLTGVIPRITLLSALASATPDEAPHASAPHPPVPRPAEPATGPAEAELVGDKEKSA, encoded by the coding sequence GTGGGACGCCTGGCGGGCGGCGCACCGCGCGCCGAGGCCCTCGCCGGCCTGCCGGCCACGGCCGCCGTCATCGACGCGACCTTCGAGGTACGCCCCGGCGAGATCTTCGTCGTCATGGGCCTCTCCGGCTCCGGGAAGTCGACCCTCATCCGGATGCTGAACGGGCTGCTCCGACCCACCGCGGGCAGCGTCCGGATCGACGGGGTCGAGGTGACCTCGCTCAAGCCGGCCGCGCTGCGCAAGCTGCGCCGGGACAAGGTCAGCATGGTCTTCCAGCACTTCGCGCTCATGCCGCACCGCACCGTGCTGGAGAACGCCGGTTACGCGCTGGAGGTCGCCGGCCTGCCCAAGGCGCAGCGGCGGGAGCGCGCGATGGACGCGTTGCGCATGGTCGGGTTGACCGAGTGGGCGGACAAGCTCCCGCACGACCTCTCCGGTGGCATGCGCCAGCGGGTCGGCCTGGCCCGGGCACTGGCCGCCGGCACCGACATCCTGCTCATGGACGAGGCGTTCTCGGCGCTCGACCCGCTCATCCGGCGCGAGATCCAGGACCAGCTCCTGGAGTTGCAGGCCGAGCTGGGCAAGACGATCGTCTTCATCACCCACGACCTCAACGAGGCGATGCGCCTCGGTGATCGGATCGCGGTGATGCGCGACGGCCGTATCGTCCAGATCGGCACCGCCGAGGAGATCCTCACCGATCCGGCGAACGACTACGTGGCGCAGTTCGTGGCCGACGTGGACCGGACCCGGATCCTGACCGCCGCCTCCGTGATGGAGAAGCCGCACCACGTCCTCGACGTCAACGCCGGCCCCCGGGTCACCGCCCGGGCCCTGCGCGAGAGCCAGACCTCGGTGGTCTACGTGACCGGGCCGGGGAAGCGGTTCCTCGGCACGGTCACCGAGGACGAGGTGCTGCGCGCGCTGCGGGAGAACCGACCCAACCTCGACGGGTACGTCTCGGGCGAGCGGGTCCGCACCGTCACCGAGGAGACCGCCGTGGCCGACCTGTTCGCCGACTGCGCGGAGAGCCAGCACCCGGTGGCCGTCCTGGACGACAGGGACCGGCTGACCGGGGTGATCCCCCGGATCACCCTGCTCAGCGCGCTCGCCAGCGCCACCCCGGACGAAGCGCCGCACGCGTCGGCCCCGCACCCGCCGGTCCCGCGACCGGCCGAGCCCGCGACCGGGCCGGCCGAGGCGGAACTGGTCGGCGACAAGGAGAAGTCGGCATGA
- a CDS encoding GNAT family N-acetyltransferase — protein sequence MFTVTAPEITVATAEDRGRVVASLVAAFTKDPVLRFLFPDDATYAPYAGAFFGHLFDKRLPKGTIWTVERGASVAIWEPPAGEGNAPDDDLADRLPADVLRRVRAYDRAVHAALPAAPFWYLGVLGTHPDHAGHGWGHALMRVGLNRAAADGLPAVLETSNPDNVEVYRRAGWEVAHRFAEPVPTWVMRQSTR from the coding sequence ATGTTCACTGTGACAGCACCTGAGATCACCGTCGCCACGGCGGAGGACCGGGGCCGGGTCGTCGCCTCGCTGGTCGCCGCGTTCACCAAGGACCCCGTCCTGCGGTTCCTGTTCCCCGACGACGCGACCTACGCGCCCTACGCCGGCGCCTTCTTCGGGCACCTCTTCGACAAGCGGCTGCCCAAGGGAACGATCTGGACGGTCGAGCGCGGCGCGTCGGTCGCCATCTGGGAACCACCCGCCGGCGAGGGCAACGCGCCGGACGACGACCTCGCCGACCGACTTCCCGCCGACGTGCTGCGGCGGGTCCGCGCGTACGACCGGGCGGTCCACGCCGCACTGCCCGCCGCCCCCTTCTGGTATCTCGGGGTGTTGGGCACGCACCCGGACCACGCCGGCCACGGGTGGGGCCACGCCCTCATGCGGGTGGGGCTGAACCGGGCCGCCGCCGACGGCCTGCCGGCGGTCCTGGAGACGAGCAACCCCGACAACGTCGAGGTCTACCGGCGCGCCGGCTGGGAGGTGGCGCACCGCTTCGCGGAACCCGTGCCGACCTGGGTCATGCGGCAGTCGACTCGCTGA
- a CDS encoding ArsR/SmtB family transcription factor — protein sequence MTSTLVEPVDDDLWSAIGDPTRRRMLDLLLAEGGGTATSLSRQMPVTRQAVAKHLGVLDRVGLVRGDPAGRERRYRVDDAQLARAVAQLASVGSAWDARLRRIKRIAEEIQRARPE from the coding sequence GTGACCAGCACCCTGGTCGAGCCGGTCGACGACGACCTGTGGTCCGCGATCGGGGACCCCACCCGCCGCCGGATGCTCGACCTGCTGCTCGCCGAGGGCGGCGGCACCGCCACGTCGCTGAGCCGGCAGATGCCGGTGACCCGCCAGGCGGTGGCCAAGCACCTCGGCGTCCTGGACCGGGTCGGTCTGGTCCGGGGCGACCCGGCCGGCCGGGAACGGCGCTACCGCGTCGACGACGCCCAGCTCGCCCGCGCGGTGGCCCAACTCGCGTCGGTCGGCTCCGCCTGGGACGCCCGCCTGCGGCGGATCAAGCGGATCGCCGAGGAGATCCAGCGCGCCCGACCCGAATGA
- a CDS encoding SRPBCC family protein — protein MGRVDRASRVIEAPAETVYRALLDREALEAWLPPEGMRGRIERWDPRPGGGFRMVLTYLDAADSPGKTSEATDVVDVGFADLAPPERVVQTAEFHADDPAYAGTMTMTWDLAAAGDRTEVTVTATGVPPGIDQAAHEEGIASSLANLAAYLGAAG, from the coding sequence GTGGGCAGGGTGGATCGGGCGAGCAGGGTGATCGAGGCGCCGGCGGAGACGGTCTACCGGGCGCTCCTCGACCGGGAGGCGCTGGAGGCGTGGTTGCCGCCGGAGGGCATGCGCGGGCGGATCGAGCGGTGGGATCCCCGACCCGGGGGCGGCTTCCGGATGGTGCTCACCTACCTCGACGCCGCCGACAGCCCGGGCAAGACGTCGGAGGCCACCGACGTCGTCGACGTCGGGTTCGCCGACCTGGCGCCGCCCGAGCGGGTGGTGCAGACGGCGGAGTTTCACGCCGACGACCCCGCGTACGCGGGCACCATGACCATGACCTGGGACCTCGCCGCCGCCGGCGACCGGACCGAGGTGACCGTCACCGCGACCGGCGTGCCGCCCGGCATCGACCAGGCGGCGCACGAGGAGGGCATCGCGTCGTCGCTGGCCAACCTCGCCGCGTACCTCGGGGCCGCCGGCTGA
- a CDS encoding GNAT family N-acetyltransferase: MPAGSLARGPQPVLDAGGGLLLRPWEPSDAPVVLAAYEDPEIQRWHTRRPTSEEQVREWFAHYHRAWRQETGVSWAVTRDGGEVLGRMVVGGFDLDDGSAVCAYWVLPAARGAGVASRALRAVSGWALGDAGFHRLHLDHSTRNLASCRVAVKAGFRLEGTKRSDAVHADGRHDMHLHARIRGDD, from the coding sequence ATGCCCGCCGGCTCCCTCGCCCGCGGTCCCCAGCCGGTTCTCGACGCCGGCGGCGGGCTGCTCCTGCGGCCCTGGGAGCCGTCCGACGCGCCGGTCGTCCTCGCCGCCTACGAGGACCCGGAGATCCAGCGCTGGCACACCCGTCGACCCACGTCCGAGGAGCAGGTCCGGGAGTGGTTCGCCCACTACCACCGGGCGTGGCGGCAGGAGACGGGCGTGAGCTGGGCGGTGACCCGCGACGGTGGTGAGGTGCTGGGCCGCATGGTGGTGGGCGGCTTCGATCTCGACGACGGGTCGGCGGTGTGCGCCTACTGGGTCCTGCCGGCCGCGCGGGGAGCGGGCGTGGCCTCCCGGGCGTTGCGGGCGGTGAGCGGGTGGGCGCTCGGCGACGCCGGCTTCCACCGCCTGCACCTGGACCATTCGACCCGTAACCTCGCGTCGTGCCGGGTGGCGGTCAAGGCCGGGTTCCGGCTGGAGGGCACGAAACGCAGTGACGCCGTCCACGCCGACGGACGACACGACATGCACCTGCACGCCCGGATCCGGGGCGACGACTGA
- a CDS encoding SigE family RNA polymerase sigma factor produces the protein MEEDERAVLAEFVASRAPALIRVAYLLTGDRSSAEDLFQSALSKVIPKWRSIRHADPEGYLRAVMYREQVSWWRRLRRRRETPVDLGTPVVADPSGGADLRLALRAALRQLTPAQRTVVVLRYYEDLPEAQVAELLGCSVGTVRSRTGRAVARLRQLLPAGELLEMQR, from the coding sequence GTGGAAGAGGACGAACGGGCGGTGCTGGCCGAGTTCGTGGCGAGTCGCGCGCCGGCGCTGATCCGGGTCGCCTACCTGCTCACCGGCGACCGGAGCAGCGCGGAGGACCTGTTCCAGTCGGCGCTGTCGAAGGTGATCCCGAAGTGGCGGAGCATCCGTCACGCCGACCCGGAGGGCTACCTGCGGGCGGTCATGTACCGGGAGCAGGTGAGCTGGTGGCGGCGGCTGCGTCGGCGGCGTGAGACACCGGTCGACCTCGGTACGCCGGTGGTGGCCGACCCGAGCGGGGGAGCGGACCTGCGGCTGGCGTTGCGGGCGGCGCTCCGGCAACTCACGCCGGCGCAGCGGACCGTCGTGGTCCTGCGCTACTACGAGGACCTGCCGGAGGCGCAGGTCGCCGAGCTGCTGGGCTGTTCGGTCGGGACCGTGCGCAGCCGCACCGGCCGTGCGGTCGCCCGCTTGCGTCAGCTCCTGCCGGCCGGCGAGCTTCTGGAGATGCAGCGATGA
- a CDS encoding ABC transporter permease — protein MSLRESPLDAALPRVPLGEWTESAVDWATRTLGPVFDAVASVVEALVSPLDQLLNGVPAVAVVAVLAALGWWLRGWKFGLGTAVGLGLVAGMPYWEETMSTLAQVLVASVLALLLAIPLGVFVAENRRASALARPVLDLMQTMPAFVYLIPAIFFFGIGTVPGVLATLVFSMPPGVRLTELGLRQVDKEIVQAAESFGAPPWMVLLRTKLPLALPTIMTGVNQVIMLALSMVVIAGMVGAGGLGDVIMFALSQVEVGSGFEGGIAVVVLAVVLDRLTDSVGDRFPSARAQRLAREAA, from the coding sequence ATGAGCCTGCGCGAATCCCCGCTCGACGCCGCCCTGCCCCGGGTCCCGCTCGGTGAGTGGACGGAGTCCGCCGTGGACTGGGCCACCCGTACCCTCGGCCCGGTCTTCGACGCTGTCGCGTCAGTGGTCGAGGCCCTGGTCAGCCCGCTCGACCAACTGCTCAACGGCGTACCCGCCGTGGCGGTCGTCGCGGTGCTCGCCGCCCTGGGCTGGTGGCTGCGCGGCTGGAAGTTCGGCCTCGGCACCGCGGTCGGTCTCGGCCTGGTGGCCGGGATGCCGTACTGGGAGGAGACCATGAGCACGCTCGCGCAGGTGCTCGTGGCCAGCGTGCTCGCCCTGCTGCTGGCGATCCCGCTGGGCGTCTTCGTGGCCGAGAACAGGCGGGCCTCCGCGCTGGCCCGGCCGGTGCTGGACCTGATGCAGACGATGCCGGCGTTCGTCTACCTGATCCCGGCGATCTTCTTCTTCGGCATCGGCACGGTGCCGGGCGTGCTCGCCACGCTGGTGTTCAGCATGCCGCCCGGCGTCCGCCTGACCGAGCTGGGCCTGCGCCAGGTCGACAAGGAGATCGTGCAGGCGGCCGAGTCCTTCGGCGCGCCGCCGTGGATGGTGCTGCTGCGGACGAAGCTCCCGCTGGCGCTGCCGACGATCATGACCGGCGTGAACCAGGTGATCATGCTGGCCCTGTCCATGGTGGTCATCGCCGGCATGGTCGGCGCCGGCGGACTCGGCGACGTGATCATGTTCGCGCTCTCCCAGGTCGAGGTGGGCAGCGGCTTCGAGGGCGGGATCGCGGTCGTGGTCCTCGCCGTCGTGCTCGACCGGCTCACCGATTCCGTGGGCGACCGGTTCCCCTCCGCGCGGGCCCAGCGCCTCGCGCGCGAGGCCGCCTGA
- a CDS encoding biliverdin-producing heme oxygenase, with the protein MSDQVRPRRAVVVSPMLTALREGTRDHHVVVERRLALPDRIRGRADLGVTLAALLAAWAPLERDLAAADWTGLPVGARLGEAAALLRADLTALGVVGVVASDRTSGVRLDTTPRAVGGRYVLLGSALGGSVIAPVVERRLGLAEGEGTRFFRRSGRAPGADWRDFRQALAGRGWSSAERHDAVEAARQTFEFVGRTAAVRPSG; encoded by the coding sequence ATGTCCGATCAGGTCCGGCCCCGGCGGGCGGTGGTGGTGTCGCCGATGCTGACCGCGCTGCGCGAGGGCACCCGCGACCACCACGTCGTGGTGGAGCGCCGGTTGGCCCTGCCCGACCGGATCCGTGGCCGGGCGGACCTCGGCGTCACGCTCGCCGCGCTGCTCGCCGCCTGGGCGCCGCTGGAACGGGACCTCGCCGCCGCCGACTGGACCGGGTTGCCGGTCGGTGCCCGGCTCGGTGAGGCCGCCGCGCTGCTCCGGGCGGATCTGACCGCGCTCGGCGTGGTGGGTGTGGTCGCGTCCGACCGGACGTCCGGCGTCCGCCTGGACACCACGCCTCGGGCGGTCGGCGGCCGGTACGTGCTGCTCGGCAGTGCCCTGGGCGGCAGCGTGATCGCCCCCGTGGTGGAGCGCCGGCTCGGCCTGGCCGAGGGGGAGGGGACACGCTTCTTCCGGCGCAGCGGCCGTGCCCCGGGTGCCGACTGGCGGGACTTCCGTCAGGCGCTGGCCGGGCGCGGCTGGTCGTCCGCGGAGCGGCACGACGCCGTCGAGGCCGCGCGGCAGACGTTCGAGTTCGTCGGTCGTACCGCGGCCGTCCGGCCCTCGGGCTGA
- a CDS encoding glycine betaine ABC transporter substrate-binding protein gives MFTTVKRVLALAVTATLALGGAAACGEKSDDASGAGKKITIGYMAWDEAIAASNLWQHILEDKGYRVQLKNLEAGLVYGGLANGDIDLFLDGWLPLTHASYVEKYGDKLEKLGVWHDDASLSIAVPKYVEGVDSLADLAGKAGTFGGEMIGIEPGAGLTKATQEQVLPQYGLDGSMKLKTSSTPAMLAALDGAIADKKPIVVTLWHPHWAYAKYELKDLTDPKGTLGKAEQINTFGRQGFSEDFPEVAAMLKKFKMDGDQLASLEDLMFNTHKGDEKKAVEEWLKANPDYLKTLA, from the coding sequence GTGTTCACGACAGTGAAGCGCGTGCTCGCGCTGGCGGTGACCGCCACCCTGGCCCTGGGCGGCGCGGCCGCCTGCGGCGAGAAGTCGGACGACGCGTCCGGCGCCGGCAAGAAGATCACCATCGGCTACATGGCCTGGGACGAGGCGATCGCCGCCTCGAACCTGTGGCAGCACATCCTGGAGGACAAGGGCTACCGGGTCCAGCTCAAGAACCTGGAGGCCGGGCTGGTCTACGGCGGCCTCGCGAACGGCGACATCGACCTGTTCCTGGACGGCTGGCTGCCGCTCACCCACGCCTCCTACGTGGAGAAGTACGGCGACAAGCTGGAGAAGCTGGGCGTGTGGCACGACGACGCCAGCCTCAGCATCGCGGTGCCGAAGTACGTCGAGGGCGTCGACTCGCTGGCCGACCTGGCCGGCAAGGCCGGCACGTTCGGCGGCGAGATGATCGGCATCGAGCCCGGCGCCGGCCTCACCAAGGCCACCCAGGAGCAGGTGCTCCCGCAGTACGGCCTGGACGGCTCGATGAAGCTGAAGACGTCCTCCACCCCGGCCATGCTGGCCGCGCTCGACGGCGCCATCGCGGACAAGAAGCCGATCGTGGTCACGCTCTGGCACCCGCACTGGGCCTACGCCAAGTACGAGCTGAAGGACCTGACCGACCCGAAGGGCACGCTGGGCAAGGCCGAGCAGATCAACACGTTCGGTCGGCAGGGCTTCAGCGAGGACTTCCCCGAGGTCGCCGCGATGCTGAAGAAGTTCAAGATGGACGGTGACCAGCTCGCGTCGCTGGAGGACCTGATGTTCAACACGCACAAGGGCGACGAGAAGAAGGCGGTCGAGGAGTGGCTGAAGGCCAACCCCGACTACCTGAAGACGCTCGCCTGA
- a CDS encoding RidA family protein, translating to MTLAAAGATRNHLLHVRAGVSVVWNALAALHSVGAGPEHVVRTVIYVVSADQAVLAQVWRRFLASPLAAAFTTASTLLGVAQLGFTGQLVELDVTSALPETP from the coding sequence ATGACGCTAGCCGCCGCGGGCGCGACGCGCAACCATTTGTTGCATGTACGCGCCGGTGTCAGCGTCGTGTGGAACGCGTTGGCCGCTCTCCACTCGGTCGGCGCCGGCCCGGAGCACGTCGTGCGTACCGTCATCTACGTCGTCAGCGCCGACCAGGCCGTGCTCGCCCAGGTGTGGCGACGGTTCCTGGCCTCCCCGCTCGCGGCCGCGTTCACGACCGCCAGCACGCTGCTCGGGGTGGCCCAGCTCGGTTTCACCGGGCAGCTGGTCGAGCTGGACGTGACCTCGGCGCTGCCCGAGACGCCGTAG
- a CDS encoding SRPBCC family protein has translation MVDILHRIGVRTPDPTTAYEALTTVDGLAGWWTDDTTGSPEVGGVLEFRFPPGGFDMEVVELRPSERVVWRVVDGPPEWVGTTVEWDLRQDGDWTIVLFAHRGWREPVEFMHHCGTKWGSYLLSLKSLVETGEGAPSPRDVRISDWH, from the coding sequence ATGGTGGACATCCTGCACCGGATCGGGGTGCGGACCCCGGACCCCACGACGGCGTACGAGGCGCTGACGACAGTCGACGGACTGGCCGGCTGGTGGACCGACGACACGACGGGCAGTCCCGAGGTCGGTGGCGTCCTCGAGTTCCGCTTCCCGCCCGGCGGGTTCGACATGGAGGTCGTCGAGCTGCGGCCGTCCGAGCGGGTGGTCTGGCGGGTGGTGGACGGCCCGCCGGAGTGGGTCGGCACCACCGTCGAGTGGGACCTGCGCCAGGACGGCGACTGGACGATCGTGCTCTTCGCCCACCGGGGCTGGCGTGAGCCGGTCGAGTTCATGCACCACTGCGGCACGAAGTGGGGGTCCTACCTGCTGAGCCTGAAGTCGCTGGTGGAGACCGGCGAGGGCGCGCCGTCGCCGCGCGACGTGCGGATCAGCGACTGGCACTGA
- a CDS encoding SRPBCC family protein — protein MEYGTIEREIFVEASPEIVFEVVSSPEHLSRWWPDEARYTPTPGAPGEIVFGDTVVPFTVVDARPPRAFSFRWTHPAGETPVEGNSLLVTFELTPSGAGTLLRMTETGFREMGWEIAVLEQQYRDHVSGWDHFLPQLPPYAATLAVRP, from the coding sequence ATGGAGTACGGAACCATCGAGCGGGAGATCTTCGTCGAGGCGTCGCCCGAGATCGTCTTCGAGGTGGTGAGCAGCCCCGAGCACCTGTCGAGATGGTGGCCCGACGAGGCCCGCTACACCCCGACCCCCGGCGCGCCCGGGGAGATCGTCTTCGGCGACACCGTCGTCCCGTTCACCGTCGTCGACGCGCGCCCGCCCCGGGCGTTCTCGTTCCGCTGGACCCACCCCGCCGGCGAGACGCCGGTGGAGGGCAACTCGCTGCTGGTCACGTTCGAGCTGACCCCGTCGGGCGCCGGCACCCTGCTGCGGATGACCGAGACGGGCTTCCGGGAGATGGGCTGGGAGATCGCCGTGCTGGAGCAGCAGTACCGGGACCACGTCAGCGGCTGGGACCACTTCCTGCCGCAACTGCCGCCCTACGCCGCGACGCTGGCCGTCCGGCCGTGA
- a CDS encoding SMI1/KNR4 family protein, translating into MPHTDWSDVRERLARLAAAPAASAVFGSAGHRWELEPPLSTGDLAEVEAQLGVELPGEYRAFLLVAGRGGAGPAYGLFPLRRHDGRWSWEGDGADLTDLGTLARPFPHVEAFNPADELPGPPDEDDFDSEEEFNAAEDAYWEQHDAVVFRPEHSVGLLYLCHLGCALREALVVSGPARGQMWTDDTASDGGYQPLRDEDGTPLGFARWYRRWLEEAESRVARRARDNVHCDST; encoded by the coding sequence GTGCCGCACACCGACTGGTCCGACGTACGCGAACGGCTGGCCCGCCTGGCCGCCGCGCCCGCCGCCTCCGCCGTCTTCGGATCCGCCGGCCACCGGTGGGAACTGGAGCCGCCCCTGAGCACCGGGGACCTGGCCGAGGTGGAGGCACAGCTCGGGGTGGAGCTGCCCGGTGAGTACCGGGCCTTCCTGCTCGTCGCGGGCCGGGGCGGCGCGGGACCGGCGTACGGGCTCTTCCCGCTGCGCCGGCACGACGGACGGTGGTCGTGGGAGGGCGACGGCGCCGACCTCACCGACCTGGGCACGCTCGCGCGGCCCTTTCCGCACGTCGAGGCGTTCAACCCGGCCGACGAGCTGCCCGGCCCGCCCGACGAGGACGACTTCGACTCGGAGGAGGAGTTCAACGCGGCCGAGGACGCGTACTGGGAACAGCACGACGCCGTGGTGTTTCGGCCGGAGCACTCGGTCGGCCTGCTCTACCTGTGTCATCTCGGCTGTGCGCTACGGGAGGCGCTGGTCGTCAGCGGACCGGCGCGGGGCCAGATGTGGACGGACGACACCGCCTCGGACGGCGGTTACCAACCGCTGCGCGACGAGGACGGAACCCCCCTCGGCTTCGCCCGGTGGTACCGGCGCTGGCTGGAGGAGGCCGAGAGCCGTGTGGCACGTCGGGCCCGGGACAATGTTCACTGTGACAGCACCTGA
- a CDS encoding FUSC family protein, which yields MTGERDGNGRRHGPPRRAGLDAERFDEAWERVNERGRTAGRDRLQQLRIKSVLAVQAGLAAALAWAAARWLTGMPSPIFAPAAAVAVITSSFGRRLPNTVELLAGVTLGIFVSDLLIEAIGVGVWQTGVIVTAAILVALALSTRGGIVGNASGTAVLLGALSSSRHTLEFPRFVDALIGGAVGLAVTLLLVPINPLRVMRRVAAPTLRELADQLRLTASALRRRDHALAERALTRSQEIGAELGTFWDAFGGAKETAQLAPARWPRRRSVRHYQMSAPEVDQAVWNTRVLARRVLVLIEDGEPVPETLPDAVDALGAAVHALQQEVVSGWGPQDARRHALRAVAEATRAEMAGTGLSGTVIVGQVRSAVSDVLQSTGMDRTEALRRIRDVAAGQSRPDP from the coding sequence GTGACCGGAGAGCGGGACGGCAACGGCCGGCGGCACGGGCCGCCGCGGCGTGCCGGCCTCGACGCGGAGCGGTTCGACGAGGCGTGGGAGCGCGTGAACGAACGCGGCCGGACCGCGGGGCGGGACCGTCTCCAACAGTTGCGGATCAAGTCCGTACTCGCCGTCCAGGCCGGCCTGGCCGCGGCGCTGGCCTGGGCCGCCGCGCGCTGGCTCACCGGCATGCCGAGCCCGATCTTCGCCCCGGCCGCGGCCGTCGCCGTGATCACGTCGTCGTTCGGGCGGCGGCTGCCCAACACCGTCGAGCTGCTCGCCGGGGTGACACTCGGGATCTTCGTGTCGGACCTGCTGATCGAGGCGATCGGCGTCGGCGTGTGGCAGACCGGGGTGATCGTCACGGCGGCCATCCTGGTGGCCCTGGCGCTGAGCACCCGCGGCGGGATCGTCGGCAACGCCAGCGGCACGGCGGTGCTGCTGGGCGCGCTCTCCTCCTCCCGACACACGCTGGAGTTCCCCCGGTTCGTCGACGCGCTCATCGGCGGCGCCGTCGGGTTGGCGGTGACGTTGCTGCTGGTGCCGATCAACCCGCTCCGGGTGATGCGGCGGGTGGCCGCGCCGACGCTGCGGGAGCTGGCCGACCAGCTCCGGCTGACCGCGTCCGCGTTGCGGCGTCGTGACCACGCGCTGGCCGAACGGGCCCTGACCCGCTCGCAGGAGATCGGGGCCGAGCTGGGCACATTCTGGGACGCCTTCGGCGGCGCGAAGGAGACCGCACAGCTCGCTCCCGCCCGGTGGCCGCGGCGGCGGTCCGTCCGGCACTACCAGATGAGCGCCCCGGAGGTGGATCAGGCGGTCTGGAACACCCGTGTGCTGGCTCGTCGGGTCCTCGTGCTGATCGAGGACGGGGAGCCGGTGCCGGAGACCCTGCCCGACGCCGTCGACGCGCTGGGCGCGGCCGTGCACGCCCTGCAGCAGGAGGTGGTGTCCGGCTGGGGCCCGCAGGACGCCCGCCGGCACGCGCTGCGCGCGGTGGCCGAGGCGACGCGCGCCGAGATGGCGGGCACCGGACTGTCCGGCACGGTGATCGTGGGGCAGGTCCGCTCGGCCGTCAGCGACGTGTTGCAGTCGACCGGGATGGACCGGACGGAGGCGCTGCGCCGGATCCGGGACGTGGCCGCCGGGCAGTCCCGTCCGGACCCCTGA
- a CDS encoding GNAT family N-acetyltransferase has translation MTSDEVSGADTPLSARRRTDRDLGDCVRVLAEVHQRDGYPVNWPDVPHTWLTPPSLLAAWVAERDGRVVGHVGLSRSGAGDVAPGLWGARAGVDVDGAAVVNRLFVAPSARGHGIAALLMARAVGEARHRGLHPVLDVVASDTAAVALYERLGWHLLGTVDQQWSPGQRVTVRCYAAAA, from the coding sequence GTGACAAGCGACGAGGTGTCCGGCGCGGACACGCCCCTGAGCGCCCGACGGCGGACCGACCGCGACCTCGGCGACTGTGTGCGCGTGCTGGCGGAGGTTCATCAGCGCGACGGCTATCCGGTGAACTGGCCCGACGTCCCGCACACGTGGCTCACGCCGCCGTCGCTCCTCGCCGCGTGGGTGGCGGAACGGGACGGCCGGGTGGTCGGCCATGTCGGCCTGTCCCGGAGCGGGGCGGGAGACGTGGCGCCGGGACTGTGGGGCGCCCGCGCGGGTGTGGATGTCGACGGGGCCGCCGTGGTCAACCGACTGTTCGTCGCTCCGTCCGCCCGCGGCCACGGGATCGCCGCGTTGCTGATGGCGCGGGCTGTCGGCGAGGCACGGCATCGCGGCCTGCACCCGGTGCTCGACGTGGTGGCGTCCGACACCGCGGCGGTGGCTCTCTACGAGCGGCTCGGCTGGCACCTCCTGGGCACGGTCGACCAGCAGTGGAGCCCGGGGCAGCGGGTGACCGTCCGGTGTTACGCGGCGGCAGCCTGA